The Lutibacter profundi genome includes a region encoding these proteins:
- a CDS encoding TonB-dependent receptor domain-containing protein gives MRSIFTRINLIITALLFSSLSVFSQEIEITGTVTDEYGSPIPGANIIVVGEKTGAQTDFNGNYTITANIGQELKCSYLGMKPTTKKIENKNPINFKLVEDLLNLDEVIVTGTSGISTKKQLGSAISTLGADDLSDSKAVVSIGEALQGQIAGAQISRNSGNPSGGVSIKLRGASTLVGSSDPLYIIDGVITNNSSSALINLGGYTQNRLVDINPDDIERIEVLKGAAAAAIYGSRASNGVVQIFTKRGKIGEPRITYSTSFNVNNLRKALPYNDAQLKWDGNTAVPATRYNYQDYIFNTAYGFENSLNINGGTEKTKYSFSASQYKNDGIVRNTDFDRKTLRIRLDQELYDWLSISAGSFVSFNKSTDMPNGTNYGPITSLIFADNLNNPEPDEFGNYPNIGWMANPYEAIDRVEATTTNFRSINDIQLKLTPFEGFRFNYTLGYDHSNSEGLIYIPNGFNTKANGLSQKATISSDLLNSDINMSYQFDISDDLKSTTGAGYSYQYEERQIFGVTNNLVSAIDGVIVTDPSSAASGVDYRTQASFWGGYLQQSFGYKDKLFLTLAGRLDGASTFGVDERQQFYPKVSSSYAISDEDFWENALGNTFDSFKIRAAWGQAGNLTALDPFQIYTNYNSSVYNGNIGFIPSTTQGNSNLKPERQTETEFGFDASMFNNRLSIEFSYYSQEVQDLLVNRPLSPSTGFDQQFANVANMTNKGFEILLKGTPLRGENLNWSITSTFSRNRNIVSDVEGFRQGLGMFGTSVAQDGEAIGVFYGTYFARDNNGTILLNADGKVQKARGHYEGNTPVQDYDANGQPSGTILRKIIGDPNPDFVASITNEFEYKNFGFRFQWDISKGNDVMSWDKRMGYLFAGGKATADELNGIIPKGNSIANFGIFESFIEDGSYIKLREVALTYNLKLNKNYIKNVKFTLSGTNLISIDNYYGFDPEVNTQGQTNGVTGQDMANVPIPAVYKFGVIFNF, from the coding sequence ATGAGAAGTATTTTTACACGCATTAATTTAATTATTACTGCTCTACTATTTAGTAGTCTAAGTGTTTTTTCCCAAGAAATCGAAATCACCGGAACAGTAACTGACGAATATGGTTCTCCTATCCCAGGAGCAAACATTATTGTTGTTGGTGAAAAAACAGGCGCTCAAACCGATTTTAATGGTAACTACACCATAACAGCTAATATAGGGCAAGAATTGAAATGTTCGTATCTAGGAATGAAACCTACTACGAAGAAAATTGAAAACAAAAATCCAATTAATTTTAAATTAGTTGAAGATTTACTAAACTTAGATGAAGTTATCGTCACTGGAACTTCAGGAATTTCCACAAAAAAACAACTCGGGTCTGCAATATCAACCTTAGGGGCTGATGATTTAAGTGATTCGAAAGCTGTTGTGAGTATTGGAGAAGCATTGCAAGGACAAATTGCAGGAGCACAAATTAGTAGAAACTCAGGAAATCCTTCTGGTGGTGTTTCTATCAAATTAAGAGGTGCAAGTACATTGGTTGGTAGTTCAGACCCATTATACATAATTGATGGAGTTATTACCAACAATAGCTCTTCTGCTTTAATTAATTTAGGAGGTTATACTCAAAATAGGTTGGTTGATATTAATCCTGACGACATTGAACGTATTGAAGTTCTTAAAGGGGCTGCCGCCGCTGCTATTTATGGCTCTAGAGCTAGTAATGGAGTAGTTCAAATTTTTACTAAAAGAGGAAAAATAGGCGAACCTAGAATTACTTACTCTACAAGTTTTAATGTTAATAACTTGAGAAAAGCATTGCCTTACAATGATGCTCAATTAAAATGGGATGGAAATACAGCTGTACCTGCAACTCGTTATAACTATCAAGACTATATCTTTAACACAGCTTACGGCTTTGAAAATTCTTTAAACATTAATGGAGGTACTGAAAAAACAAAATATTCTTTTTCTGCTTCGCAGTATAAAAATGATGGTATTGTTAGAAATACTGATTTTGACAGAAAAACATTACGTATAAGATTAGATCAAGAATTATATGATTGGCTTTCTATTTCAGCAGGATCATTTGTTTCATTCAACAAAAGTACTGACATGCCAAATGGTACAAACTACGGCCCTATTACAAGTCTTATTTTTGCTGATAACTTAAACAATCCTGAGCCTGATGAATTTGGAAATTATCCAAATATAGGCTGGATGGCAAATCCGTATGAAGCAATTGACAGGGTTGAAGCCACAACAACAAACTTTAGATCTATTAATGATATTCAACTTAAATTAACACCTTTTGAAGGCTTTAGATTTAATTATACTTTAGGATATGACCATTCTAATTCGGAAGGGTTAATTTATATTCCAAACGGATTTAACACAAAGGCAAATGGTTTGTCTCAAAAAGCTACAATCAGTTCTGATTTGTTAAATAGTGATATTAATATGAGTTATCAGTTTGATATAAGTGATGATTTGAAATCTACTACTGGTGCTGGATACAGTTACCAATATGAAGAAAGACAAATTTTTGGTGTTACCAATAATTTGGTTAGTGCCATTGATGGTGTAATTGTAACAGACCCTTCATCTGCAGCTTCAGGTGTAGATTATAGAACTCAGGCTTCTTTTTGGGGAGGGTATTTACAACAAAGTTTTGGATATAAAGACAAATTATTTCTTACACTTGCAGGAAGATTGGATGGGGCTTCTACTTTTGGAGTAGATGAACGTCAACAATTCTACCCTAAAGTAAGTTCTTCTTATGCTATTTCTGATGAAGATTTCTGGGAAAATGCATTAGGAAATACTTTTGATTCTTTTAAAATACGTGCTGCTTGGGGACAAGCTGGTAACTTAACTGCTTTAGATCCTTTTCAAATTTATACAAACTACAATAGTTCTGTATATAACGGAAATATTGGTTTTATACCTTCAACAACACAAGGTAATTCTAACTTAAAACCTGAAAGGCAAACCGAAACAGAATTTGGATTTGATGCTTCTATGTTTAACAATAGATTAAGTATTGAATTCTCTTACTACAGTCAAGAAGTTCAAGATTTATTAGTAAACCGCCCTTTATCACCTTCAACAGGTTTTGATCAACAGTTTGCAAATGTTGCAAATATGACAAACAAAGGATTTGAAATACTATTAAAAGGTACTCCTTTAAGAGGTGAAAATTTAAACTGGTCAATTACTAGTACTTTTAGTCGTAATAGAAATATTGTTTCAGATGTTGAAGGGTTTAGACAAGGATTAGGTATGTTTGGTACTTCAGTAGCTCAAGATGGTGAAGCAATTGGTGTATTTTATGGAACTTATTTCGCAAGAGATAACAATGGAACAATTTTGTTAAATGCAGACGGAAAAGTACAAAAAGCTAGAGGCCACTACGAAGGAAATACACCTGTTCAAGATTACGATGCAAACGGTCAGCCTTCTGGAACTATATTGAGAAAAATTATTGGAGATCCAAATCCAGATTTTGTAGCATCTATTACTAATGAATTTGAATATAAAAACTTTGGTTTTAGATTTCAATGGGATATTTCTAAAGGAAATGATGTAATGAGTTGGGACAAACGTATGGGGTATCTTTTTGCTGGTGGAAAAGCTACAGCTGATGAATTAAATGGTATTATACCGAAAGGAAATTCAATTGCTAACTTTGGTATTTTTGAATCATTTATTGAAGATGGATCTTATATTAAACTTAGAGAAGTTGCACTTACTTATAATTTAAAATTAAACAAAAATTATATTAAAAATGTTAAATTCACATTAAGTGGAACAAACTTAATATCAATTGATAATTATTATGGATTTGATCCAGAGGTAAATACTCAAGGGCAAACCAATGGAGTAACAGGACAGGATATGGCAAACGTACCTATTCCTGCAGTATATAAATTTGGTGTAATCTTTAATTTTTAA
- a CDS encoding RagB/SusD family nutrient uptake outer membrane protein gives MKKLIKIFIVVIGVLSFTACETDFNNINQPAEDQVLTTKAGLLGVSVGMSQHFATSTLAPIVEIPGLTTRELGNTLTYVTPGELVAGGTLLNSDNAGVTRLWSRLLRDKGMAESILANIDNVEMEPGTKAGLSAYAKWFKAMTLGYLIQNFEQAPINNDPNGASVFSTRAEVLSECISLLESAKADLASTTISAEFLAYLPNLDLQNVVNAFLARYNLFAGNYTAAIAAANAVNSSSMSEWWYDGVTSENPVWSFAVFNDPDTKPQDNFGLTGSYIPEAGDGRITFYLSPVDETETDFGFHDVDNAVGFFSTASTSIPIYLPGEMLLIKAEAYAMSNDLPNAVLNLNLVREKTNDVFGVNAALGPWTGNANSQTDIMDEIFKNRSIELFMSGMRFEDSRRIHPNLNIPANGDYFIERNRNYYPYPFNERENNPNIPADPSI, from the coding sequence ATGAAAAAATTAATTAAAATATTTATAGTTGTAATTGGCGTACTGTCTTTTACAGCTTGTGAAACAGATTTTAACAATATAAATCAGCCTGCAGAAGACCAAGTGTTAACTACTAAAGCTGGTTTGCTAGGTGTATCTGTTGGTATGTCACAACATTTTGCAACTTCAACGTTGGCACCAATTGTTGAAATTCCTGGATTAACAACAAGAGAATTAGGAAACACATTAACATATGTAACTCCCGGAGAGTTAGTGGCTGGTGGAACTTTATTAAACAGTGATAATGCTGGTGTTACTAGATTATGGTCTCGTTTATTAAGAGATAAGGGAATGGCTGAATCTATATTAGCAAATATAGATAATGTAGAAATGGAACCTGGAACAAAAGCAGGTCTTAGTGCTTATGCAAAATGGTTTAAAGCGATGACTTTAGGTTATTTAATCCAAAATTTTGAACAAGCACCTATCAATAACGATCCTAATGGCGCTTCTGTTTTTAGTACTAGAGCCGAAGTTTTAAGTGAATGCATCAGTTTGTTAGAAAGTGCTAAAGCAGATTTGGCTTCAACTACTATTTCAGCAGAATTTTTAGCATATCTTCCTAATTTAGATTTACAAAATGTAGTAAATGCATTTTTAGCTAGATACAATTTATTTGCAGGGAATTATACTGCTGCAATAGCTGCTGCAAATGCTGTAAATTCATCGTCAATGTCAGAATGGTGGTATGATGGGGTTACATCTGAAAACCCTGTATGGAGTTTTGCCGTTTTTAATGATCCTGACACAAAACCTCAAGATAATTTTGGTTTAACTGGCAGCTATATTCCTGAAGCTGGTGATGGAAGGATTACATTCTACCTATCTCCTGTTGATGAAACTGAAACTGACTTTGGATTCCATGATGTTGACAATGCAGTAGGTTTTTTCTCTACCGCTTCAACTTCAATTCCAATTTATTTACCAGGTGAAATGTTATTGATTAAAGCAGAAGCTTATGCAATGTCAAATGATTTACCTAATGCAGTTTTAAACTTAAACTTGGTTAGAGAAAAAACCAATGATGTGTTTGGTGTAAATGCAGCTTTAGGCCCTTGGACTGGAAATGCAAACAGCCAAACCGATATTATGGATGAAATATTTAAAAATAGATCCATAGAGTTATTTATGAGTGGAATGCGATTTGAAGATTCAAGACGAATTCATCCAAATTTGAATATTCCTGCTAACGGAGACTACTTTATTG